The following proteins are encoded in a genomic region of Streptomyces collinus Tu 365:
- a CDS encoding PTS fructose transporter subunit IIABC, producing MSDMITADLVDLDLSADTKEAAARALAERMVSLGRVTDLEGFLADVAAREAQMPTGLDGGIGIPHCRSAHVTEPTLGFGRSSAGIDFGAPDGPADLIFLIAAPAGADDAHLTILSSLARQLMNTEFTDALRSAGDARTAAALIRGEDAPAATAPGAAEDTAAASGAASADAAAGSTAQDTAAPAPTPTAAPAAVPAPAGPAAAAQTADATAGATERTGAGAAEGPAGGSGAGAGERPFRVVAVTSCPTGIAHTYMAAESLENAGREAGVEVLVETQGSAGFTRLDPAVIAAADGVIFAHDVPVRDKDRFAGKPTVDVGVKAGINRAAELIGEVRGKAERGEATSGAAPATPVERAGDSTEGYGTKLRKWLMSGVSYMVPFVAAGGLLIALGFAIGGYTVNKAPSVMDHFLWTQADSWGALLFQIGVVSFGFLVPVLAGYIAYGMADRPGLVPGFVGGAIALTINAGFLGGLVAGLVAGGVVMAIQRVRIPAALRGIMPVVVIPLISSAIVGFLMFVVIGKPIASAQKGMTDWLNGLTGTNAILLGALLGLMMCFDLGGPVNKVAYTFATAGIAVASPSDSAMKIMAAVMAAGMVPPLAMALATTVRGRLFTQTERENGKAAWVLGASFISEGAIPFAAADPLRVIPSAMVGGALTGALSMTFGATLRAPHGGIFVVPLIGNPFFYLIAIAAGVCVTTALVVVLKGMRKQAPEAAAAGTDPAAGPATAAREAEHTVAA from the coding sequence ATGAGCGACATGATCACCGCGGACCTGGTCGATCTCGACCTGTCCGCCGACACCAAGGAAGCGGCGGCGCGTGCCCTCGCCGAGCGCATGGTGAGCCTGGGCCGGGTGACCGACCTGGAGGGCTTCCTCGCCGACGTCGCCGCCCGCGAGGCTCAGATGCCGACCGGCCTGGACGGCGGCATCGGCATCCCGCACTGCCGCAGCGCCCACGTCACCGAGCCGACGCTCGGCTTCGGCCGCAGCTCCGCCGGGATCGACTTCGGCGCTCCCGACGGCCCGGCCGACCTGATCTTCCTGATCGCGGCTCCGGCCGGCGCCGACGACGCGCATCTGACGATCCTCTCCTCGCTGGCCCGGCAGCTGATGAACACCGAGTTCACGGACGCGCTGCGGTCGGCGGGGGACGCACGGACCGCGGCCGCGCTGATCCGCGGGGAGGACGCGCCCGCCGCCACGGCCCCGGGCGCCGCAGAAGACACCGCCGCGGCGTCGGGGGCGGCCTCCGCCGACGCCGCGGCGGGCAGCACCGCGCAGGACACGGCCGCACCGGCACCGACACCGACAGCGGCACCCGCGGCCGTACCGGCTCCGGCTGGTCCGGCGGCGGCCGCCCAGACCGCTGACGCCACGGCGGGTGCCACGGAGCGCACCGGGGCCGGTGCCGCCGAGGGCCCGGCCGGCGGGTCCGGTGCCGGTGCCGGTGAGCGGCCGTTCCGGGTCGTCGCCGTCACTTCCTGCCCGACCGGTATCGCCCACACCTACATGGCGGCCGAGTCCCTGGAGAACGCGGGCCGCGAGGCCGGCGTCGAGGTCCTCGTCGAGACACAGGGCTCGGCCGGCTTCACCCGGCTCGACCCCGCGGTGATCGCTGCGGCCGACGGCGTGATCTTCGCGCACGACGTCCCCGTACGCGACAAGGACCGCTTCGCGGGCAAGCCGACGGTCGACGTCGGGGTGAAGGCGGGGATCAACCGCGCCGCCGAGCTGATCGGCGAGGTGCGCGGCAAGGCCGAGCGCGGCGAGGCCACCTCGGGCGCGGCACCCGCCACCCCCGTGGAGCGGGCCGGTGACTCCACCGAGGGCTACGGCACCAAACTGCGCAAGTGGCTCATGAGCGGTGTGAGTTACATGGTGCCGTTCGTCGCCGCCGGCGGTCTGCTGATCGCCCTCGGCTTCGCGATCGGCGGCTACACCGTCAACAAGGCACCCTCGGTGATGGACCACTTCCTGTGGACCCAGGCCGACAGCTGGGGCGCGCTGCTGTTCCAGATCGGTGTGGTGTCCTTCGGGTTCCTGGTCCCGGTCCTGGCCGGGTACATCGCCTACGGCATGGCCGACCGCCCCGGACTCGTCCCCGGCTTCGTCGGCGGTGCGATCGCCCTGACCATCAACGCCGGGTTCCTGGGCGGTCTGGTGGCCGGTCTGGTCGCCGGTGGGGTGGTGATGGCGATCCAGAGGGTGCGCATCCCGGCGGCCCTGCGCGGCATCATGCCGGTGGTGGTGATCCCGTTGATCTCCTCGGCGATCGTCGGGTTCCTGATGTTCGTCGTCATCGGCAAGCCCATCGCGTCCGCCCAGAAGGGCATGACCGACTGGCTGAACGGCCTCACCGGCACCAACGCGATCCTGCTCGGCGCGCTGCTCGGCCTGATGATGTGCTTCGACCTCGGCGGTCCGGTGAACAAGGTGGCCTACACCTTCGCCACCGCCGGCATCGCGGTCGCCAGCCCGAGCGACTCCGCGATGAAGATCATGGCCGCGGTGATGGCGGCGGGCATGGTCCCGCCGCTGGCGATGGCCCTGGCCACGACCGTCCGCGGCCGGCTCTTCACCCAGACCGAGCGCGAGAACGGCAAGGCCGCCTGGGTGCTGGGCGCCTCCTTCATCTCCGAGGGCGCCATCCCGTTCGCCGCCGCCGACCCGCTGCGGGTCATCCCGTCCGCGATGGTGGGCGGTGCCCTCACCGGCGCCCTGTCGATGACCTTCGGCGCCACCCTGCGCGCCCCGCACGGCGGCATCTTCGTGGTCCCGCTGATCGGCAACCCGTTCTTCTACCTGATCGCCATCGCGGCGGGCGTGTGCGTCACCACCGCCCTGGTCGTCGTCCTCAAGGGCATGCGCAAGCAGGCCCCCGAGGCCGCGGCCGCCGGCACCGACCCCGCCGCGGGCCCGGCCACGGCGGCGCGGGAGGCCGAGCACACGGTGGCCGCCTGA
- the pfkB gene encoding 1-phosphofructokinase, protein MILTVTPNPSLDRTYEVHALERGEVIRAETERTDPGGKGVNVSRAVAAAGRRTVAVLPLGGAAGALVAELLDAQGIEVAPVAIAGTTRSNIALAEVDGVLTKINAPGPELLPAEQELLLDTVRAQSPGAGWIACCGSLPRGLAPSWYADLVVRAHAAGVRIALDTSGRALLEALRARPDVVKPNAAELAEAVGRPLATVGDAVKAAEELRGMGARAVLASLGADGQLLVDGAGTWFGSARVDDVRSNVGAGDSSLAGFLVAGGSGPEALASAVAHGAAAVRLPGSVMPTPADLDPAAVTVTDDIPMDRELTEPVS, encoded by the coding sequence ATGATTCTCACCGTCACCCCCAACCCCTCCCTCGACCGCACCTACGAGGTCCACGCCCTGGAGCGGGGCGAGGTCATCCGCGCCGAGACCGAGCGCACCGACCCGGGCGGCAAGGGCGTGAACGTCTCGCGCGCCGTCGCGGCCGCCGGCCGGCGCACGGTCGCGGTGCTGCCGCTGGGCGGCGCGGCGGGAGCCCTCGTCGCCGAACTGCTCGACGCCCAGGGCATCGAGGTCGCACCGGTGGCGATCGCCGGGACCACCCGGTCCAACATCGCGCTCGCCGAGGTGGACGGGGTGCTGACGAAGATCAACGCCCCGGGTCCCGAGCTGTTGCCCGCCGAGCAGGAACTCCTTCTGGACACCGTCCGCGCGCAGTCCCCGGGCGCCGGCTGGATCGCCTGCTGCGGGAGCCTGCCCCGCGGGCTCGCCCCCTCCTGGTACGCCGATCTCGTCGTCCGGGCGCACGCGGCGGGCGTCCGCATCGCCCTGGACACCTCGGGGCGCGCGCTGCTCGAAGCGCTGCGCGCGCGGCCGGACGTGGTGAAGCCCAACGCCGCGGAACTCGCGGAAGCGGTCGGGCGCCCCCTGGCGACCGTGGGCGACGCGGTGAAGGCGGCCGAGGAACTGCGCGGCATGGGTGCGCGGGCCGTGCTCGCGAGCCTGGGTGCCGACGGGCAGTTGCTCGTGGACGGCGCCGGTACCTGGTTCGGCAGCGCCCGCGTGGACGACGTACGCAGCAACGTGGGCGCGGGCGACTCCTCCCTCGCCGGCTTCCTGGTCGCCGGCGGCAGCGGCCCTGAGGCCCTGGCCTCCGCCGTCGCCCACGGCGCCGCCGCCGTCCGGCTCCCCGGGAGCGTGATGCCCACCCCGGCCGACCTGGACCCGGCCGCGGTCACTGTCACGGACGACATCCCGATGGACCGCGAGCTGACGGAGCCGGTGTCATGA
- a CDS encoding DeoR/GlpR family DNA-binding transcription regulator — translation MYAPERQQEILRIARDGGRVDVLSLAEEFQVTAETIRRDLKALDRAGLVRRVHGGAIPAGRLDFEPDLAERESTAADEKDRIAKAALAELPVEGTLVLDAGTTVARLAAAIPLEASLTVVTHSLPIAARLADHPGIQLHLVGGRVRHRTRAAVDAWALRAYAEIRADVAFVAANGFSVEHGLTTPDLAEAAVKRAAVTAARRVVLLADSAKHGQEHFARFGGLNDVDLLITDNRLSPEDSAAIERGGTEVVRA, via the coding sequence ATGTACGCACCGGAGCGGCAGCAGGAGATCCTCCGGATCGCCCGGGACGGCGGCCGGGTGGACGTGCTGTCGCTGGCCGAGGAGTTCCAGGTGACGGCGGAGACGATCCGCCGCGACCTGAAGGCCCTCGACCGCGCCGGCCTGGTGCGCCGGGTGCACGGGGGCGCCATCCCGGCCGGACGCCTCGACTTCGAGCCCGACCTCGCCGAACGCGAGTCCACCGCCGCCGACGAGAAGGACCGCATAGCCAAGGCGGCCCTCGCCGAACTGCCCGTCGAGGGCACCCTGGTCCTCGACGCCGGTACGACCGTGGCCCGCCTGGCCGCGGCCATCCCGCTGGAGGCATCCCTCACCGTCGTCACCCACAGCCTGCCGATCGCGGCCCGCCTCGCCGACCACCCGGGCATCCAGCTCCACCTGGTCGGCGGCCGGGTACGGCACCGTACGCGCGCCGCCGTCGACGCCTGGGCGCTGCGCGCCTACGCCGAGATCCGCGCCGACGTCGCGTTCGTCGCCGCCAACGGCTTCTCCGTGGAGCACGGTCTGACCACCCCCGACCTCGCCGAGGCGGCGGTCAAGCGCGCGGCCGTCACCGCCGCCCGCCGTGTCGTGCTGCTCGCCGACTCCGCCAAGCACGGCCAGGAGCACTTCGCCCGCTTCGGCGGCCTGAACGACGTGGACCTGCTGATCACCGACAACAGGCTGAGCCCCGAGGACAGCGCCGCCATCGAGCGCGGCGGCACGGAAGTGGTGCGCGCATGA
- a CDS encoding MFS transporter — protein MTSTEPTLSTQQVPGDRRRWFALAIVMAAAFMDLVDVTIVNIAIPSIQRDADASLSQIQWITAGYALAFAAGLITGGRLGDIHGRRRLFLVGIGGFTLASALCGFAANPEMLVASRLLQGGMAAMMVPQVLSIVHATFPAHERGKVFGLFGAVVGLGAVSGPLLGALLTEWNLFGLEWRPIFLINLPVGVVAFLLGRRYITESRAPKALKLDLVGVALVTLGLLMLLYPLTRGRELHWPLWGHLCMAGALVVFAALVAYERRKAARDGSPLIELSLFKVKSFAAGIAVQTVFGVALGIFFLVWTLYMQFGLGWSPLRAGLTGVPFSLAVSTAAGMSVQKLVPRFGRKVLQAGALVMATGVLLYIWEAHRYGLAIASWQMALPLVVMGAGMGLIVAPLTDAVLSEVPREHAGSASGLINTVQQMGNALGLGLVSVVFFGVIGDRLTRAQVGPAFVHAFQHALWWVAAVLGVIFLLMSALPKRPAQHVEGAADDEVPATERDPELVG, from the coding sequence ATGACCTCCACGGAACCAACCCTCAGCACGCAGCAGGTACCGGGCGACCGCCGCCGCTGGTTCGCGCTCGCGATCGTCATGGCGGCGGCCTTCATGGACCTCGTCGACGTCACGATCGTCAACATCGCGATCCCCTCGATCCAGCGGGACGCGGACGCCTCGCTCAGCCAGATCCAGTGGATAACCGCGGGGTACGCCCTGGCCTTCGCCGCCGGCCTGATCACCGGTGGCCGTCTCGGCGACATCCACGGCCGCCGCCGGCTGTTCCTCGTCGGCATCGGCGGCTTCACCCTGGCCTCCGCGCTGTGCGGGTTCGCCGCGAACCCGGAGATGCTGGTCGCCTCCCGCCTCCTCCAGGGCGGCATGGCGGCGATGATGGTCCCGCAGGTCCTGTCCATCGTGCACGCCACCTTCCCCGCCCACGAACGCGGCAAGGTCTTCGGGCTGTTCGGCGCGGTCGTCGGCCTCGGCGCGGTCTCCGGGCCGCTGCTGGGCGCCCTGCTGACGGAGTGGAACCTGTTCGGTCTCGAATGGCGGCCGATCTTCCTGATCAACCTGCCGGTCGGCGTCGTCGCCTTCCTGCTCGGCCGTCGCTACATCACCGAGTCCCGCGCGCCGAAGGCACTGAAGCTGGACCTGGTCGGCGTCGCCCTCGTGACCCTCGGCCTGCTGATGCTGCTCTACCCGCTCACCCGCGGCCGTGAGCTGCACTGGCCGCTGTGGGGCCACCTGTGCATGGCGGGCGCGCTCGTGGTGTTCGCGGCGCTGGTGGCCTACGAGCGGCGCAAGGCGGCCCGCGACGGCTCCCCGCTGATCGAGCTGTCGCTGTTCAAGGTCAAGAGCTTCGCCGCCGGCATCGCCGTGCAGACCGTCTTCGGGGTCGCGCTCGGCATCTTCTTCCTGGTCTGGACGCTGTACATGCAGTTCGGCCTCGGCTGGAGCCCGCTGCGGGCCGGCCTGACCGGCGTGCCGTTCTCGCTCGCGGTGTCCACGGCGGCCGGGATGTCGGTGCAGAAGCTGGTCCCGCGGTTCGGCCGCAAGGTGCTCCAGGCGGGCGCGCTGGTGATGGCGACGGGTGTGCTCCTCTACATCTGGGAGGCCCACCGGTACGGCCTCGCCATCGCCTCCTGGCAGATGGCCCTCCCGCTGGTCGTCATGGGGGCCGGCATGGGGCTGATCGTCGCCCCGCTGACGGACGCGGTGCTCTCGGAGGTCCCGCGCGAGCACGCCGGATCGGCGTCCGGTCTCATCAACACCGTGCAGCAGATGGGCAACGCGCTCGGCCTCGGGCTGGTCTCCGTGGTGTTCTTCGGGGTGATCGGCGACCGGCTGACGCGCGCCCAGGTGGGTCCGGCCTTCGTGCACGCCTTCCAGCACGCGCTGTGGTGGGTCGCCGCGGTCCTGGGCGTGATCTTCCTGCTGATGTCCGCCCTTCCGAAGCGTCCGGCGCAGCACGTGGAGGGCGCGGCGGACGACGAGGTCCCGGCGACCGAGCGGGATCCCGAGCTGGTGGGCTGA
- a CDS encoding helix-turn-helix transcriptional regulator, which produces MTTDTPARLLQLLSLLQTPREWPGGELADRLGVSRRTVRRDIDRLRELGYPVQATMGADGGYRLVAGKAMPPLVLDDEEAVAIAVGLRAGAGHAVEGVDEASVRALAKLEQVLPARLRHRVSTLQAATTPLTSGDGASIAPETLTLMASTVAGRERLRFAYRDKEGGETRRLTEPHRLVSTGRRWYLVAYDLDREDWRTFRVDRVREPFATGVRFAPRELPEGGAAEYLRRSIGQRQDRYEFEVRFAAPVETVSARLPEWLGAPEADGEGGCVLRGAGGDQPEWLAVRLAMVGFEFTVRSPAELAACARKLGDRLSRAGGAAG; this is translated from the coding sequence ATGACGACGGACACTCCGGCACGGCTCCTCCAGCTGCTCTCCCTGCTCCAGACGCCGCGCGAGTGGCCCGGCGGCGAGCTCGCCGACCGGCTCGGGGTGTCCCGCCGTACCGTCCGGCGGGACATCGACCGGCTGCGGGAACTGGGCTACCCGGTGCAGGCCACGATGGGCGCGGACGGCGGGTACCGGCTGGTCGCGGGCAAGGCGATGCCCCCACTGGTGCTCGACGACGAGGAGGCGGTGGCGATCGCGGTCGGCCTGCGGGCCGGTGCCGGGCACGCGGTGGAGGGCGTGGACGAGGCGTCGGTGCGTGCGCTGGCGAAGCTGGAGCAGGTGCTGCCGGCCCGGCTGCGGCATCGGGTGTCCACACTGCAGGCCGCGACGACCCCGTTGACCAGCGGGGACGGGGCGAGCATCGCGCCGGAGACGCTGACCCTGATGGCGTCGACGGTGGCGGGCCGGGAGCGGCTGCGCTTCGCCTACCGGGACAAGGAGGGCGGTGAGACCCGGCGGCTGACCGAGCCGCACCGGCTCGTCTCGACCGGGCGCCGGTGGTACCTCGTCGCCTACGACCTCGACCGGGAGGACTGGCGCACCTTCCGGGTCGACCGGGTGCGGGAACCGTTCGCCACCGGGGTGCGGTTCGCACCGCGGGAACTGCCGGAGGGCGGCGCGGCGGAGTACCTGCGCCGGTCCATCGGGCAACGGCAGGACCGGTACGAGTTCGAGGTCCGGTTCGCCGCCCCCGTGGAGACGGTGTCCGCACGACTGCCGGAGTGGCTCGGCGCACCGGAGGCGGACGGGGAGGGCGGCTGCGTACTGCGCGGCGCGGGCGGGGACCAACCGGAGTGGCTGGCGGTGCGCCTGGCCATGGTGGGCTTCGAGTTCACCGTACGATCACCGGCCGAACTGGCGGCCTGCGCACGGAAACTGGGCGACCGGCTGAGCCGCGCGGGTGGGGCGGCCGGGTGA
- a CDS encoding TetR family transcriptional regulator has product MSTPRTAGNTAHQHVPVSPAASLTERRKAETRMEIARAAAALFVRQGLRATRAEDIAQAAGIAPRTFYRYFASKEEAVAPLYAAGAERWTEAVRAAPASLGVLEALRHAVRETLTPGFGVSASAWEWVRTLIRLADASPALRKVWAEVCQAEEGALAEILAHRLSTHARQAAAVGEVAASAGTSRTDGCEDTRDNVSHPEPHPSPDPHPAPDADPTLPPNPNPNQDPNPNPNQDPAAPASAPPRLRFAAAVAGAAIRVAVESWAATTEPPTGANGPATLALHNLDALAHFAWEEAD; this is encoded by the coding sequence GTGAGCACCCCCCGTACTGCCGGCAACACCGCCCACCAGCACGTTCCCGTGTCTCCCGCGGCGTCCCTCACCGAACGCCGCAAGGCGGAGACCCGCATGGAGATCGCCCGCGCGGCGGCGGCCCTCTTCGTCCGCCAGGGCCTGCGCGCCACCCGCGCCGAGGACATCGCCCAGGCGGCGGGCATCGCCCCGCGCACCTTCTACCGCTACTTCGCCTCCAAGGAAGAGGCGGTGGCCCCGCTGTACGCGGCCGGCGCCGAGCGCTGGACCGAGGCCGTCCGCGCAGCCCCGGCCTCCCTCGGCGTCCTGGAGGCCCTGCGGCACGCGGTCCGCGAGACCCTCACCCCCGGTTTCGGCGTCTCGGCGTCGGCCTGGGAGTGGGTGCGCACCCTCATCCGGCTGGCCGACGCCAGCCCCGCCCTGCGCAAGGTCTGGGCCGAGGTCTGCCAGGCGGAGGAGGGGGCGCTCGCGGAGATCCTGGCCCACCGGCTGTCGACGCACGCGAGGCAGGCGGCGGCCGTAGGAGAGGTCGCCGCCTCTGCCGGAACGAGCCGCACCGACGGATGCGAGGACACTCGCGACAACGTTTCCCACCCGGAGCCGCACCCCTCCCCGGACCCGCACCCGGCCCCAGACGCAGACCCGACCCTGCCTCCGAACCCGAACCCGAACCAGGACCCGAACCCGAACCCGAACCAGGACCCGGCGGCCCCCGCCTCCGCCCCGCCCCGCCTGCGCTTCGCCGCGGCGGTCGCGGGGGCGGCGATCCGGGTCGCCGTCGAGTCCTGGGCCGCCACCACCGAGCCGCCCACGGGCGCCAACGGCCCGGCGACGCTCGCCCTGCACAACCTCGACGCCTTGGCTCACTTCGCCTGGGAGGAGGCCGACTAG